One region of Bactrocera neohumeralis isolate Rockhampton chromosome 5, APGP_CSIRO_Bneo_wtdbg2-racon-allhic-juicebox.fasta_v2, whole genome shotgun sequence genomic DNA includes:
- the LOC126760317 gene encoding uncharacterized protein LOC126760317 — MTSATATNINRSNSFVNALKWWPLQGHNHQSNHAAHGGGGGTGGGGGGGCVSAGPSTASGLSLLGHLHSKTSTFGSSVAVQKLRESKWFKRDEQRIFCAVVECGFIVEVRSNTKPTTSHNKRTLRSNSSGSGGSGVDEYDLDVNNDEEDEEEETLQLAMRAQDENETPMTSWFGIVLCKTAKDNKPKPETIEIYTVKIRENGTFKMLKLTLEDIWNQGWELRINNFADKEKSAHNEKDIRNQVSFARKAKHSLWNNNKHFVYWCRYGSRQQDVRKRQMSECVKWGSVGMNAGMILLMNKQKSYSTSK, encoded by the exons ATGACAAGTGCAACAGCCACAAACATAAATCGCTCGAACAGCTTTGTGAACGCGCTCAAGTGGTGGCCACTGCAGGGTCACAACCATCAGTCCAATCATGCAGCGCATGGTGGTGGTGGAGGTAcgggtggcggtggtggtggcggctGTGTCAGCGCTGGTCCCAGCACCGCCAGTGGCTTGAGTCTGCTGGGACATCTACACAGCAAGACGTCGACTTTCGGCAGCTCAGTGGCAGTGCAAAAGCTGCGCGAATCCAAATGGTTCAAACGTGATGAGCAGCGCATTTTCTGCGCCGTCGTCGAGTGCGGCTTCATTGTGGAGGTGCGCAGCAATACGAAACCCACCACCAGCCATAATAAGCGTACGCTGCGTAGCAATAGCAGCGGCAGCGGTGGCAGCGGCGTCGATGAGTACGATCTGGATGTCAATAATGACGAAGAGGATGAGGAGGAGGAGACGCTGCAGCTGGCAATGCGAGCGCAGGATGAAAACGAAACACCGATGACGTCATGGTTCGGCATTGTCCTGTGCAAAACGGCTAAAG ACAATAAACCCAAACCTGAGACCATTGAAATCTACACTGTGAAAATACGTGAAAACGGTACATTCAAAATGCTCAAACTCACGCTGGAGGATATCTGGAATCAAGGCTGGGAGCTGCGCATCAATAATTTCGCCGACAAGGAGAAATCAGCACACAATGAAAAGGACATACGCAATCAG GTGTCCTTTGCGCGCAAGGCCAAACACAGTCTCTGGaataataataagcattttGTGTACTGGTGCCGGTATGGCAGCCGCCAGCAGGACGTGCGGAAGCGACAG ATGTCCGAGTGCGTGAAGTGGGGCAGCGTTGGCATGAACGCCGGCATGATACTGCTCATGAACAAACAGAAATCCTACTCCACCTCCAAGtga